From Camelus dromedarius isolate mCamDro1 chromosome 2, mCamDro1.pat, whole genome shotgun sequence, one genomic window encodes:
- the LOC105087796 gene encoding LOW QUALITY PROTEIN: olfactory receptor 5K1-like (The sequence of the model RefSeq protein was modified relative to this genomic sequence to represent the inferred CDS: inserted 1 base in 1 codon) — protein MTEDNHSLTTEFILTGFTDHPELKTLLFLVFLTIYLITMLGNLGLVALIFMESRLHTPMYIFLGNLALMDSCCSCAITPKMLENFFSKNRMISLYECMAQFYFLCLAETADCFLLASMAYDRFVAICNPLQYHIMMSKKLCIQMTTGAYLAGNLHSIIHIGLLFRLRFCGSHQINHFFCDVLPLYRLSCVDPXINELMIFIFSGSVQTFSITIVIISYLFILFTIFKMKSKEGKGKALSTCASHFLSVSIFYGSLLFVYIRPNSVNEDDKDIPVAIFYTLVIPLLNPFIYSLRNKEVINVMKKIRKKL, from the exons ATGACAGAGGATAACCACTCCTTGACAACAGAGTTTATCCTCACAGGATTCACAGATCACCCAGAGCTGAAGACTCTTCTGTTTCTGGTGTTCCTTACCATCTATCTGATCACCATGTTGGGGAATCTTGGCCTGGTCGCATTGATATTTATGGAAAGTCGTCTTCACACACCAATGTATATCTTTCTCGGTAACCTTGCTCTGATGGATTCCTGCTGTTCCTGTGCCATTACTCCCAAGATGTTAGAGAACTTCTTTTCCAAGAACAGAATGATTTCTCTCTATGAATGCATGGCACAATTTTACTTTCTCTGCCTTGCTGAAACTGCAGATTGCTTTCTCCTGGCATCAATGGCCTATGATCGTTTTGTGGCTATATGTAACCCACTGCAGTACCACATTATGATGTCAAAGAAACTCTGCATTCAGATGACCACAGGGGCCTACTTAGCTGGAAACCTGCACTCCATAATTCACATAGGCCTTCTATTTAGGTTAAGGTTCTGTGGGTCTCATCAAATCAATCACTTTTTTTGTGATGTTCTTCCATTATACAGACTCTCCTGTGTTGATC TAATCAATGAATTGatgatatttatcttttcagGATCTGTTCAAACCTTCTCTATTACTATAGTAATAATTTCTTACCTTTTCATCCTTTtcacaattttcaaaatgaaatccaaagagggaaaagggaaagccTTATCTACTTGTGCAtctcactttctctctgtctcaaTATTCTATGGTTCACTTCTCTTCGTGTACATTCGACCAAATTCAGTTAATGAAGATGACAAAGATATACCCGTTGCTATTTTTTATACTCTAGTGATTCCTTTATTGAACCCTTTTATTTATAGCCTAAGGAATAAGGAAGTGATAAATGttatgaaaaaaattaggaagaagTTATAA